The DNA sequence CGATTATCTCGATCCGGGATATACCCATTCGGCTCGGCTATAATCGCTTTATAAAAAGAACCTTCGACTTTCTCTTTGCTCTTGGCTTTATCCTTGTATTCTCTCCTTTTTATATTCTCATTGCTTTATCCATCAAGTTGAGCTCCAGGGGACCTATTTTTATAAAACAGGAAAGAGTAGGACTGGATAACGAAAGCTTTATGATGCTAAAATTTCGTTCCATGTATGTGCAGGAAAAAAAACAGTCAGACACCCAGTGGACGGTTAAAGACGATCCGAGAGTTACCGGTGTAGGCAAGATTCTTCGAAAGCTTTCTCTCGATGAAACTCCCCAATTTTTCAATGTTCTCATGGGTAGTATGTCAATTGTCGGTCCAAGACCCGAGCGACCTTTTTTTGTAGAACAATTCCGGGAAAAACACCACCACTATATGAGACGACACGCAGTAAAAGCAGGAATTACGGGTTGGGCCCAGGTCAACGGTCTTCGGGGGGATACTTCTATAGATGAAAGAATTAAAGCAGACATTTACTATATAGAAAACTGGTCCTTGCTCTTTGATATAAAGATAATTTTAATGACCCCAATAAAAGGAGTATTAGACAAAAATGCCTATTGAATTTTTATAGTACCAGTTTTTAGGAATCAAAGAAACGGTATGGATAAACAGCATTTTATAGAAATCGCAGCCCTGTCTAAACTCAAGTTTAAAGAAGAGGAAATAGAACCCATTTTACAGGACTTCAACAAGATCGTGTCCTACGTAGATCAAATAAAAGAACTCGATACCTCGTCTATCAACGAAGAGGAAATCTATTTCAATCACGAAAATGCCATCCGGATAGATAAAAAAGGAGAACTCTTAAATCTCTCCGAAATAGAAAAGCTAGCTCCGGAATATGAAGATGGTCACATTGTCATTCCAAGGGTAATCGAAACATGATCCATAAAACGTATTCAGCAATAAAAAAAGCACTACAGGATAATACACTCAGTTCTTTTGAACTCTGCAAGGCCTATATAGACAGAATCGAAAGTCTTGATCCGAAAATAGGAGCCTTTATAAGTCTCGATAAAGCTTCCATTCTCGAAGCTGCCTTAGAGTCAGATGAAAGAAGAAAGAATGGAAAAGCTCTTTCTGTATTTGATGGAATCCCGGTAGGCATTAAAGACAATATCTGCATAAAAAATGTAAGGACAAGTTGCTCCTCTAAAATTTTAGAAAACTTTGTTTCTCCTTATAACGCTACTGTAATCGAAAAGCTGAAAAATAAAGGCTTCATCTTATTTTCTAACCTGAACATGGATGAATTTGCCATGGGTTCTTCCACGGAAAATTCAGCCTTTCGTTTAACTAAGAATCCTTTTGACACAGAACGCATTCCCGGTGGTTCGAGTGGAGGTTCTGCTGCTGCCATAGCTTCTTCTATGCTTCCTGTAGCCCTCGGTTCCGACACAGGAGGTTCGATTCGTCAGCCTGCCTCTCTCTGCGGTATCTGGGGTCTTAAACCAAGTTATGGTCGAGTTTCCCGTTACGGTCTGGTTGCCTATGCTTCGAGTCTGGATCAAATTGGCCCTCTTTCCAATGACCCGGAAGGCATCATTGATTTACTCTCTGTCATTACCGGTCATGATCCGAAAGACTCCACTTCTCACCGCCTGCCGGATTTTTCTTCTTCTGAATTAGAAGAAATAGATCTGAGTAGAGTAAAAATTGGTATCATGAAAGATGAAGGAGAAGACTGGGAAAAGGGTGTAAAAAACAACTTTCACAAAGCCTTAGAACTCCTGAAAGAGAAAGGTGCGAGTATTCAGGAATTTGATTTTTCTATTTTCAAATATTCGATTCCTATTTATTATATTATTGCTACAGCCGAATGTTCCTCCAATCTATCACGATTTGATGGAATACGCTACGGAAAAAGAGTAAATACGGGTGGTAGATTAGAAGACCTTTATACTGAATCCAGAACGGAAGGTTTCGGTCCGGAGGTAAAACGTAGAATTCTACTCGGAACCTTTTCTCTCTCATCGGGCTACTATGACGCATACTACGGACAGGCACAGAAAGCCAGAATACTCTTAAAGAAGAAATACGAAGAATTCTTTTCTTCGGTTGATTTCATTCTACAACCTACTTCTCCTACTACAGCTTTTAAAATAGGAGAAAAAACCCAGGATCCCATACAGATGTATAAGGCAGATATTCTGACAACCAGTGTAAATTTAGCAGGACTCCCTGCCATTTCCATTCCCTGCGGTTTGGATGAAAAAAAACTTCCGGTTGGCTTACAGGTTACAGCTCCTATGTACAAAGAAGGAAAACTTCTTTCTTTTATAAAGAAACTTTCCGATTGGGAAGAACTAAAAATTCAGTTACCGGGTGAAATTCAATGAGTCTTACCAAAAGAGTGATTCCCTGTCTCGATGTAAAAGATGGCCGTGTAGTTAAAGGAATTAACTTCATTAATCTCGTTGATGCGGGAGATCCGGTGCAATGTGCTGAAATCTACGAACAAAACAAGGCCGATGAACTTTGCTTTTTAGACATCACCGCTTCGAGTGATAAAAGAGAGATTCTCATTCATCTTGTTGAAGATGTGGCTAACAAGATTTTTATTCCATTCACGGTTGGTGGAGGTATTCGTAACGCTGCCGACGTTCGTGCTGTTTTAACCCGCGGAGCAGATAAGGTATCTATTAACACCGCAGCTTTTGAAAATCCTTCTGTTTTAAAAGAAGCCAGCGAAGTATTTGGCTCTCAGTGCATTGTCTGTGCTATAGACGCCAGATTCAACAAAGAAAGAAACCGCTATGAAATTTATACACACGGGGGAAGAACCGAAACCGGTAGAGAGGCTTTAGACTGGGCCCAGGAAGCCGAAGCCATGGGTGCCGGTGAAATTCTCTTAACTTCTATGGACAAGGATGGCACTAAAGATGGATTTGATATTCCCTTAACAAAGCTTATCTCATCCCATGTAGAAATTCCGGTCATAGCCAGCGGTGGTGCCGGTGAGGCGGAACACCTTGTCGAAGCTATTCACAGGGGTGGTGCCGATGCAGTTCTGGCTGCCTCCATTTTTCATTTTAAAGAAACTTCCATTCTCGAAATCAAGCAGGCTATGCGGGATATGGGAGTCAAAGTTCGTTTATAAGCATTTTCGTATATTCTTATGACTCATATTGGCTTTTTAGACCTGCTTGTTATCCTCCTTTTTTTAGGTATCAGTTTTCTTGTATCCTATCTACTCACTCGTAAATCGAGTAACACAAGTCTTGAAAATTACTTTCGCTCCGGTGGTAAGCTTTCCTGGTTCATAGCAGGTACCGGGATGGTGGCTACAACCTTTGCAGCCGACACACCCCTGGCCGTTACCGAACTCATTGCCGAAAGCGGAATTTCCGGAAACTGGGTATGGTGGTATGGCTCTATAGGTTCGATTATTACGGTTTATTTTTTTGCCCCGCTCTGGAAACGTTCCGGTGTCAGCACAGATTTAGAACTTGTAGCTTTACGTTATAGTGGTAAGGGTTCTATTGTACTACGTATATTCAAATCCGTTTATCTTGGTTTTTTCATGAACATCCTGATTATGGCCTGGGTGAATTTAGCTATGTTAAAAATAGCAGAAGTTTTACTTCCCGGAATTTCTCCTGCTCTTATTGTGAGTCTTCTCTTTTTATTTGCCTTTTTTTATACTTCTCTCATGGGGCTTTCCGGAATCTCCTACGCCGATGCCTTTCAATTTTTTTTCGCTATGGCCGGATGTATTCTCCTGGCTTTTTTAAGCCTTTCTTATCCTGAAATCGGAGGTATGGAGAATCTAAAAGCAAAGCTTCCGAAAGCCTTTTTGGAATTTACACCGAATTTTGATTCAAATGGAAAGGGAATGGACTTTTCCTTTTTCCTTGTGTTAATTACAGTTACCTGGTGGGCCAGTTGGTATCCGGGACAGGAACCGGGTGGAGGAGGCTATATCGCCCAGAGAATATTAGCTTCTAAAGATATGCGTTCTTCGAGTCTGTCTGTTCTCTGGTTTACCATTGCCCATTATTTCATCCGTCCCTGGCCCTGGATTATCGTAGCCCTCGTTGCTTATATTCTTTTTCCAGAACTTTCGACTAAAGATAAAGGTAAAGGGTATATTTTAAGTTTAACTTATAAACCGATTCCCGGCCTCACAGGCTTTTTTATTGCAACCTTTATGGCAGCTTATCTTTCTACGATTGCTACCCACTTAAACTGGGGAACTTCCTACTTGATAAACGACCTTTATAAACCTTATATCTCTAAAAAGAAAACCGACTCTCATTACATACGCACCGCCTATCTGATACAGCTTATTATGATGCTTGTATCTCTCATCATTACTTTTTATTTCATAGACACCATATCCGGCGTGTGGAAATTTTTATTGGCTGGCTCTGCAGGTCTCGGTTTTGTTTTAATTGCCCGCTGGTTTTCGGCAAGGCTTAATTCGTATTCGGAACTCTCGGCTTTTCTTTTTCCCCTACTTTATTATTTTATCTCCCATTCAATCTTTGAATGGAAAGACAATTCAGCAAGGGGAATGCTATTTACTGTAAGTTGTAGCATTTTTTCTATACTTGTAGTTACATATTTAACTCCCAAAACCGATTTTACAACCCTCAAATCGTTCTACAAAAAAGTCAGACCTCCCGGTATTTTTTGGAAACGCTGGGCCATTCAAAACGCCATCCCCTTAGAAATTCCCTGTTATAACCCTTACAGGAGTTTCTTACTTTCTGTCTCAGGAATCGGAATGGTCTTCGGAGGACTCTTCGGAATTGGATATGTAATCTTTCAGGAATATTCAAAGGCTCTCATTTACCTGGGATTACTGTTTGCTTCAGGTCTTTTTACCTATATCTTCTTTCCTAAATATAAAGAATAAAAAACATACATTCAGCAGGAAAAGATATTGAATCTAAACCCCGACCTTGCGGAAAAGTTTCTCTAAGAAACTTGTCTCAAGTTTGGTGATACTAGCATCTCTTTTACTCTCCTGCTTTCAGAAGTTTTAGCTTTATTCAAGCAATAGTTTTTTTCCTGTTTGTTCTTTCCACTCAAAGGCTCTTTCTGAAATATAGTAACCCTCATAATCATTTAACTTAGTATTATTCTTAAAAGTTTTACGAAACCATTTGAACAAATCTTCTGCCGCCGAAATAAAACTTTCCGCTTTCATTTTCTCTTTCATTTCAATTTTATCTAAATAATCTTTGACAAAATATAATCTTCCCGGTCGGAGAACATCAGGTTCCATTTGAGGGTAAAGAAACTCTATTACAGGAGATTGAGAAATCTCCACAGAATAGTATTTTTGGGTCGATATATACTCTATAACTAAATTAGATTTGTCCTCTTCTCTAAAAATGAATTTTTGTCCTCTAATTTTAAAGCTATTTTCAAGGTTCCTTATTAAAAGGGAATCTAATAATACAATACTTTCAGTAGGTAGGGGATGACAGGTAAGTAAAAAGTTATGTTTAGTTAAATATTTTTCGATTTCAAGTACATCTTCCGGTGTTATAAAAAAATTAATCTGTTTACTTTTCATCTTTATTCTCTATTTCATTATAGGCATGAAAATTTGGTTTTATACCAGTAGCTTTTTCCAATTCATCAAGTATCACTCTTTCTCTTTTTACAGGTTGTCCATTTTTATTCTGCTTTCCAATTTGGTGAAGTTCTACCACTTTTTCTGTTTCATCAAGACCAGCAATATCAACAAAACGTCTTTTTATACCAAATAATCGAACCATCTTTTCAAAAATTACTGTGAAACCTTTCTGCTTAATTTCACCCGCTACTTCAATAACTTTTTCTCGATGCTTTGGTCCTCCCAATTTACCATAAGGATTAGGTGTTTTTTTATCCGTTTTCATCACTTTTATAATTTGAGGTATTAACTACAATAATGTCAAATGAAATACTCAAATAGAAACTAATCTTTGTTTTGGAGTTTTAGCTCTCAGCAGGAAAAGATATTGAATCTAAACCCCGACCCTGCGGAAAAGTTTCTCTAAGAAACTCGTCTCAAGTTTGGTGATACTAGCATCTCTTTTACTCTCCTGTTTCCTTTAGTTTCCATCATGGATTTTAGACTGTCAAGTTCAATTTTTTTGACTCCGGATAGCATGTAATGGGTATTTTTCTTAAACAGAAGAATAACCTTTGCAATCTAAAACCAATCTGAAGTTAATTTATCTAATTTCAGTCCATCGTATTCATTGGCCCTGCACTCAAGAATAAAACCCTTCACATCTTCCGCCCTTAAGGTTCTCTGTCCTCTCTCGATAAACTTTCTTATTTTATCGAAGAAAAATTCATTTACATGACTTCCGGGCTTTTCCAATAAACAATCCATCCTTACCAGGTTACAAACAGTGCGAATGTCGGAAGAAGTAAAACCTTTTGAATCTCTACCCAGTTCTTCGAAGAATAATTCATGCTGCGGAACCGGCTTTTTGTCATGGGTTATTAGTTCTTCATTTATCTTTACAATATAATAGGCAAACATTAAAGCCCGTTCTTCTTCATCAGGAGGAAAGACGGGAATCTTAATATCAAATCTTCCGGAACGTTTCAATGCCGGATCCAAAGAACTTAAGCGATTGGTAGCTGCAAGTACCAGTACATCTTTTTCATCGATATTGTTTAACTCAATCAAAAGTTGGTTTATGGTAGAACCCTGATCGGTATGAGCTCCTCCCTTATTCACCATATCTCGATTAAAACCGATACTATCTAATTCATCAATAAAAAGTAAGGAGGGACTTTTCGCCCTGGCCTGTGAAAATATTCGGCTGATGTTTTTCTGAGACTGTCCTATCCATACACTGATAATTTCAGCCGGATTTAAACCAAAGAAATGCCGGTTTATTTCGCTGGCAAAAGCACGAGCAATGTAGGTTTTACCGCATCCCGGCAGACCGTAAAGTAGAATTCCCCCTATTCCGAGTTTCATATTACTTTCCTGCAATTTTTTCAAATTGAGAAAAGCTTCTTTTTCTTCCTTCATCCCGATAACATCATCAAAATTTAATTCTGTAATATCACGCTTTTTCTCTTCTTCAAATCGTAACTGTATCGGAAGAACCGGTTTATAATTCTGAGAGACAACCTGCTTTAAATCTACCGGTACTATCGTTTGATTTTCATAGTCCGGTGTAAAAATGGTAATCGGAATATTCTTTTTAAAGACTTCCCTGATATGGTTTTCTAAAACTTCCTGTAACTTACTTAACTGGTAATAGTTTCTGGCCACTTCGAAACCCGGAAATAAAAGATATATCTCTTTTAGATTTTTCTTTAATACTGAAAAGTCTACCCAGGAACGGCTTTTATTTACAAGAGTATGTATAAAGTTTAGATATACATTCTTATCAAAATTCTTACCTTCCAAAGTTTCTATATCAACAACGATTTGATGTTTCGCATTTACATCAGGCATATTGGAATAATCTACATATTCATCCTGATTCTGGTAATGGGGAGAGTCATAAGAACTACAAAAAACATCTTTTTGAGAATATCCTAATTTTTCGCAGAGATACTTAATGGTAAAATACTTTAAATAAACATGTTCATCACTTTCTCCATCCCAGACCATAGATTTTATGTATTCTGTTTCCATTTTAAGCAAAGTCTGATATTCTAATCTTGCATGAGTTCTTCTCAGTTCGGTTACAAATTCAATAAGATTCAATTCTGTATCTATTTCATGTCCGGGTAAATCATAGATAAGTTTCAGGTGTTTGTAGACATTATTCCTTACTTCTTCTTCTATGTCAGATTCCTTTTCATACTTACAGTCCAATCGAAATACATTGGGTATTCTTCTGGCAATAGAAGATAAGGTTTTTTCCAGTATATCTTGCTTTTGCAGTTTTTGAATCTGTTTCTGAGAGGGGCAATGAAAGAGAATGAATATCTGGGTTTTTGAATGTTTATTAGATGTATGAGAAAGCCTTTGTAGATTCATTTCAAAATTATAAGAATCTAATAGTTCGGTACCTGTTTCTCCCAGAATTACATTTTGCATGATTGTTCTGGGAAAATGATAGATTTCTGAACTTGTCCAAATGTCCTTTCCTTCGTTTTTATTCCCTTCGTTTGTTGTATCCGTATTATCTCCCGTAAAGGATACATCCAGATAAGTAAGCTCATTTACAAACATATCATCTCCGGAGTATTGTCTTTTTTGGAGGAGCTCTATAGAGAAAATTTGTTCCATAGTCTCTGAAAAAAAATCTTCTTCTTTAGGAATTAAAAACAGGCCTACAGGTTGATAGGAATCGAGGGCCGCCTGAAACCTTTCATACTCAGCTTCGCTTGAAAAAGTAAATAAGTATTTAATAAAATCATCCGGAACTACAAAGATTTCTTCTTTTTGTTTGGAATCTTTTTCATTCTCCTGTTTCGTCGCAATCGACTGGAATTCTACATAAGAGTCCAGATCATCATTTATACTGAGACCGGGTTCTAAACGAATTTCTTCTTCTAAAAAAGTCTTATTGACTTGTTCAATAATCTTTTTATTTCTTCTCGGATTACCCAGCTTCCGAAAAATAAAAGAAACTTTACGCTTTACTTTCTTCTTGGCTGATTTCTCTATACTGTGTTTTACAGAAGATACTAACTCTTGTAACTTATCATCCGGACTTGATGGCATAAAACCCTCTTACTCTCTTTTCAAAATAAAAACTAAAGCTTATGATAATAACTTATTCCTTTTTTTGTCAACAGGAGTTTTAAAATAATAATTTCTTATGCTCTCTAATTTTAGATTGATATAAGAAAGCTATTTGGTTTGAATGGAGAAAGTGAAGGCATAGTCCTGTGCTGGAAAAAACAATAAATATTTATCTCAGCCTTTCTATTCTTTTTTTAGGTATTCTAATATTTCTAAATATTCGACCGGCTGACTCTTTCGTTAAAAAACCTGTAGCCAATAAAGGTATTTTAGATTTACGTTCCTATAACTTTGAAACAAATGGAAACCTTGGCATCGAAGGCGAATGGGAGTTTTATTGGAATGTTTTTTTAGAAAATCCGATACAACAAAACTCTTTTTTCCAATTACAAAAAACGGAAACCATTCACTATATACATGTACCTTCTGAATGGCAGAACTACTCTTTGAATGGAAAACTGTTAGAGACAGATGGTTATGCAATGTATAGATTGAAAGTTTTATTAAAATCTGGTGAACCACCACTTGGTTTTTCTATGACAGATATATGTATGGCATACAACTTATATATTAATAACAAATTACAGTATTCTGTAGGAAAAGTTGGAAAATCTATAGAAGAAACTATACCTCTTCTACAGTATAATACCTTTCCTCTTATCGGAATACAGGGAGAAGAGTTGGAAATTGTCTTTCTTATTTCCAACTATCATCATGCAAGAGCCGGAATGTGGAATAGACTTACTATCGGTCATCTTGATAAGATCTATGAATCTCAAAAGAAAACGATCACTTTGAAATCCATCACATTTGGAGTTCTTTTGATTATGGGTTTCTACCATATTATCCTTTATATCATGCGAAAAAAAGACATAAGCCCTTTTTTATTCGGTATTTTTTGTCTCTTGATAGCTTCCAGAATTGTTCTAATGGAAGAAAGATACATATTGAATATCTTTCCTACTTTATCATTTTTAGTCCTTTCAAGAATTGAATATTTAAGTTTCTATATAGCTGTACCTATCTTTTTATTTTACATCTATAATCTTTTTCCTGAAGAATTTTCCTGCTCCTATCTATTTTTCTCTTATCTTATTAGCTTATTAGCAATATTAAGTACCCTGTTTTTTCCATTAAAAATCTATGGTTCCTACATATTTTTCACGATGGAATTATTCTTATTAGCATCTATTATTTATTCTACTTTTGTCTATATCATAGCCCTGAAACGAAAAAGAGCCGGTTCTATTCTTGTATTTACCGGAACTATGATATTCTATTTAATATTAGTTAACGATCTGTTATATGGTGCCGGTTACATTCGTACGGTCCATCTGGCCCCTTATGGCTTTTTAATTTTTGTATTTTTTCAAGCGGTAATGCTTTCTATGAAATTTTCAAATGCTTTCCAAATATCAGAATCTCTAACAATAGAGTTAACCGATAAAAGTAGTTTATTAGAATTATCAAATAAACAGTTAATCGAACTAAAAGAACAATTAGAAGTAAAAGTGGAAGAAAGAACCAGGGACTTACAGGCGTCCTATCAGGAAAACTTTGAAAGCATAAAACAGGTTCATAATTTAGAAAAAGAGTTAGCCATAAAAACAGAAAGAGAAAATGTTTTTAGAGATATTCATGATTATATTGGCGGAGGTCTATCCGATTTATTTTTATTAAATCAAAAGTTAAAACTTTTTTCTGTTCCACAGGAAATTCAAACAGAATCTGAGCAATTAATACGCAGAATTAATGAAAGCATAAGAAGTAAGATGCACTACGTAGAAGACTTAGAACTTTTACGTAAAGACTTTTTAAGCGGTATACATACCTATTTACTTCGCAGATATTCTTCCATGAATAGGAAGTTACATTTTTCTATAGAAGAAGAAGCTGCGAATCCCATAAACGAAATCACTTCTTCTTTAAAAGACAATCTTTTTTTTATCATTATAGAAATAACAAATAATGATTTAAAATATGGAAAAAACACTGCCGATTGGAAGCTAAGATTAAACAGAAAAGAGATTATGATAAATTTACAATCACATAGCTTATTCCTATCCGGTGAAGGATTTGGTATGCATAATATTCAGAAACGTGTTGAAGTTGTCTCCGGAAAAATCATACAAAAGCAAATTCAGGAAAAATACCAAATAGAAATTTATGCTCCGCTTATTTTTACTGTATAAAATTTTATTCTCCAAATATCTATTCGCTTGACAAAACAAGAAAACATATATAATAATAGGGTAGAGGATATTGTATGTCTTATAATATTGGAGTCATAGAAGATAATCTTCCGTATCGGGAATTCCTGCATCAAGAACTTACACTTCAGAAAATTGAAATAAATCTTCGCTTTTGGAAATCAGCCGAAGAGTTTTTAAGTGAGAAGAGTCTTGCTTCCCTTGATATTTTACTTTTAGATATTAACCTTCCTCATATGAGTGGAATTGATCTATTAGAAGAATTACAAAAGCGTAAGATTGTAATCAAAGTCATCATTCTTAGTGTTATAGCCTCAGAAGAAACAATTTTTAAAGCATTAAAAGCGGGAGCCGTAGCTTATGCTTCAAAATTAGATAAAAAGAATATTATGGAAGTAATACAGATTGTTCTAAAAGAAGGTGCCTATATTTCACCAACTATCGCTTTTAAAATGATTCATTATTTACAGGAACCCTTGAAGAATTCAAGGGAAGATATTCAACTAACTCCGAAAGAGTTACAAATTCTAAAACTCATTACAAATGGAGAAACAGCAGGAGAAATCTCAGAAACCTTAGATGTTACCGAGGCCACGATTCGCTTTCATATTCGTAATATTTATAAGAAATTACAGGTTAAAAACCGGGTAGAACTTCTCAAAAAATCAGAACGAAAAGGTCTTATATAGTGCAAAAATTATATTCCTTACAATAAATTCCCTTCAAGAAGTTGGTAGATTTATTTCATGCTTCGTTTAAAAAGAAACTTTTTTTTGGATAAATCCTCATTACCTTTAAAAACTGATGACAGGCTTTATCATGATAGAAGTGTATACATTATATTATGATTAAAGAACTGGAACTAAGAGTTTTACCGGAAATTGCCGGAATCGAAGAAGAATTGAAAACTAGGATTTCCACTACCCTGAAAATTCCGAAAACTGAGTTTCATCACATAGAAGTCGTAAATCGATCTATAGATGCTCGACAGAGAACGGTTATGGTGAATCTCAAAGTTCGCGTATATATCGGTGAATCATTTGTTGAACAGCCGGTTTCTCTTCCAAATTACTCCAATGTAAAAAATGCCGAAGAAGTGATTGTCGTAGGTTCCGGTCCTGCGGGCTTATTTGCTTCTCTGCAACTTATTGAATTGGGTTTAAAACCGATTCTTTTGGAAAGAGGAAAGAGTGTTGAAAATAGAATATTCGATATTCGTGGAATTGTCTCGCACTCGATAGTAAATGAAGATTCTAATTATTGTTTTGGAGAGGGAGGAGCTGGAACCTATTCTGATGGAAAGTTATATACCCGTTCCAAAAAAAAAGGAAATGTTCGGCAGGTATTAGAACAATTAGTTGCTTTCGGTGCCAATAAAAATATTTTAGTTGAGGCGCATCCCCATATTGGAACCAATAAGCTATCAGGGATTATTCGAAACATTCGAGAAACTATTTTAGCAAATGGTGGAGAAGTTTTTTTTAATGCAAGAGTTTCTGATTTTATCTTAAACGGAGATCAAATCACCGGAGTAATTACTTCCGATGGCAGACGCTTCTCTTCTAAAAAAGTAATTCTGGCTACAGGACATTCAGCCAGAGATATTTTTGAATTATTATATTCTAAAGGGATTGAAATACAGCTAAAACCACTGGCAATGGGGGTACGTGTAGAACACCCTCAGTCTCTAATCGATTCCATTCAATACCATTGTGAAGTGCGTAGTCCCTACCTACCTGCCTCTTCCTACTCGATTGTAAGACAGGTGAATGGAAGAGGAGTTTATTCTTTTTGTATGTGCCCGGGAGGAGTAATTGCTCCCTGTGCCACCAGTCCGGGGGAAATTGTTACCAATGGTTGGTCTTCTTCTAAAAGAGCCAGACCCACAGCTAATTCGGGTATTGTTGTTGAATTACGACCGGAGGACTTCACATCTCTCAGTAAGTTCGGACCTTTAGCAGCAATGGAGTTTCAGAAGAGGATAGAAAAAAAAGCATGGATGGAAGCCGGACAAACACAAAAAGCTCCGGCACAAAGATTATTAGATTTTATTAATGGAACAGTTTCTCGTGAAATACCAAAAACTTCTTATAATCCGGGAACCAGTTCGGTAGACCTGGCTTCTGTTTTACCTCCACTTATACATAAAGCCTTGAGAGCAGGTTTTAAAGAGTTCGGTAAGGCAATGAAAGGATATCTTACAAATGAGGCTGTAGTTTTAGCACCGGAAACCAGAACCTCTTCCCCGGTTACAATTCCCCGAGATCCGGTAAGTCTTCAGCATATTCGCATTAAAGGCTTATTTCCTTCCGGAGAAGGAGCCGGTTACGCCGGTGGTATTATTTCTGCTGCAATGGATGGGATTCGTTGTGCACAGGCCTGCGTTAAAGCTTAGAGTAGCTTCTTATAGATTCGAGTACGCTGTAGGCTTTGAGAGATAAAAAGAATATTACCAACCAGGAATGGATCCAAATAACTGTTGGTAATATGATTTTAAATTTTCAATTTCAATAAATTCCATTCAACAAGTCAGTAGATTTATTTCATATCCCTTATATTTCACTGTATTTTGGCTTATCTTTTCTTCCCAGGTTTTATTAGGATCTCTATCAAAGATAACCAACCAACCACGTTTTTCTCCTAATCCATCCAAATAATTTGATAACTGTTCGAAGCCTTCCTGTATGGTATTTTTATTGTACAAAAGCTTGATTTCTATGGGATAGTTT is a window from the Leptospiraceae bacterium genome containing:
- the gatC gene encoding Asp-tRNA(Asn)/Glu-tRNA(Gln) amidotransferase subunit GatC, giving the protein MDKQHFIEIAALSKLKFKEEEIEPILQDFNKIVSYVDQIKELDTSSINEEEIYFNHENAIRIDKKGELLNLSEIEKLAPEYEDGHIVIPRVIET
- the gatA gene encoding Asp-tRNA(Asn)/Glu-tRNA(Gln) amidotransferase subunit GatA; the protein is MIHKTYSAIKKALQDNTLSSFELCKAYIDRIESLDPKIGAFISLDKASILEAALESDERRKNGKALSVFDGIPVGIKDNICIKNVRTSCSSKILENFVSPYNATVIEKLKNKGFILFSNLNMDEFAMGSSTENSAFRLTKNPFDTERIPGGSSGGSAAAIASSMLPVALGSDTGGSIRQPASLCGIWGLKPSYGRVSRYGLVAYASSLDQIGPLSNDPEGIIDLLSVITGHDPKDSTSHRLPDFSSSELEEIDLSRVKIGIMKDEGEDWEKGVKNNFHKALELLKEKGASIQEFDFSIFKYSIPIYYIIATAECSSNLSRFDGIRYGKRVNTGGRLEDLYTESRTEGFGPEVKRRILLGTFSLSSGYYDAYYGQAQKARILLKKKYEEFFSSVDFILQPTSPTTAFKIGEKTQDPIQMYKADILTTSVNLAGLPAISIPCGLDEKKLPVGLQVTAPMYKEGKLLSFIKKLSDWEELKIQLPGEIQ
- the hisF gene encoding imidazole glycerol phosphate synthase subunit HisF, which produces MSLTKRVIPCLDVKDGRVVKGINFINLVDAGDPVQCAEIYEQNKADELCFLDITASSDKREILIHLVEDVANKIFIPFTVGGGIRNAADVRAVLTRGADKVSINTAAFENPSVLKEASEVFGSQCIVCAIDARFNKERNRYEIYTHGGRTETGREALDWAQEAEAMGAGEILLTSMDKDGTKDGFDIPLTKLISSHVEIPVIASGGAGEAEHLVEAIHRGGADAVLAASIFHFKETSILEIKQAMRDMGVKVRL
- a CDS encoding Na+:solute symporter; this encodes MTHIGFLDLLVILLFLGISFLVSYLLTRKSSNTSLENYFRSGGKLSWFIAGTGMVATTFAADTPLAVTELIAESGISGNWVWWYGSIGSIITVYFFAPLWKRSGVSTDLELVALRYSGKGSIVLRIFKSVYLGFFMNILIMAWVNLAMLKIAEVLLPGISPALIVSLLFLFAFFYTSLMGLSGISYADAFQFFFAMAGCILLAFLSLSYPEIGGMENLKAKLPKAFLEFTPNFDSNGKGMDFSFFLVLITVTWWASWYPGQEPGGGGYIAQRILASKDMRSSSLSVLWFTIAHYFIRPWPWIIVALVAYILFPELSTKDKGKGYILSLTYKPIPGLTGFFIATFMAAYLSTIATHLNWGTSYLINDLYKPYISKKKTDSHYIRTAYLIQLIMMLVSLIITFYFIDTISGVWKFLLAGSAGLGFVLIARWFSARLNSYSELSAFLFPLLYYFISHSIFEWKDNSARGMLFTVSCSIFSILVVTYLTPKTDFTTLKSFYKKVRPPGIFWKRWAIQNAIPLEIPCYNPYRSFLLSVSGIGMVFGGLFGIGYVIFQEYSKALIYLGLLFASGLFTYIFFPKYKE